The segment GGATAAAATGAAAAAAGAAAGAATTAAAAAATTACGCAAAGAAAAAAATATAAGTCAAAGAAAATTAGCTAAAATACTTGGACTATCTCCCAGCACTATAGCAATGTATGAAACTGAAAAACGCAAACCGGATTCGGAGACATTACAAAAAATAGCTGACTTCTTTGATGTATCTGTAGATTACCTGCTTGGACGCACTGATCAACGTCAATCAAATAATGAAAATAAAAAAGCCGATAAAATTAAACAAGCCCTTTCTGATGATCCAGAACTTATTGAGTTTTGGGAACAGTTATCTACCCGAGAAGATCTGAAACTGATGTTTAAGCAAACCAAAGACCTTAGCCCAGAATCAATTCACCGCATTATAGAAATAGTGAAAATTATTGAAGATGAAGAGCGTGAGAGACATGGCGGATAAAGAAAAAATTAGACGCCAAGTACTTAACGCTCTTAATGATACTTATATAAATTTCCAAGAATGGGCTAAGGAACATAATATCTATCATCAGTTAGCTAAACTTCCTAAGGAAGTCTGGGGCTTTGTGTATCAGTCTCAATATTGTAATTACTTTGTAATAATTAATAAGAATCTAGGATATGAAATGCAAAGGGAAGTATTTATGCATGAAGTAGAACATATCCTCTATCATTTTCCAGAACATAACTACATAATCGGATTGGATATGCATCATACTTCCTTAGAAGATGATGCTGATGACTTTGCTCTTGAAATGATGGCTAATATTAAGTAGTCTTTTATTTTTGTCTAATTCAGAAATATTTAACTATAATGATAATCTAGACCATTAAAAAGAGAAGGAGGAATTTAAAATGGGGTTATTTAGCGGACTTATGGGTAATGCTTCAGAAATGGATATGGAAGAGTTAGAAAAAGAATTAGCAGAAATATTAATTGAAGAAGAAGAAATTGAAAATGGATATAAACTAGTAAGAGATTACTTTGTATTTACAAATAAACGTCTTTTACTCGTAGACAAACAAGGATTAACAGGATCTAAAAAAGAATTTCACTCAATTCCTTATAGTAGTATTAGACATTTTAGTATAGAAACTGCTGGATCTTTTGATAGAGATTCGGAGCTGAAACTCTGGGTAGCTGGAATGCCACAGCCTATCACAAAAGAGTTTAGTAAAAAAAGCAGTAGCATTCTTGATGTGCAAAAAACATTATCTAAATATTCATTATAAACTATTACTTTGTCATCTAAAGATATAAAAGAATATAACTAAAATAATAAACCATATTCTATCTTGATATCATTGAGATTACATGGCTTTCTAATCTTCCAGAATAAAATCAGTTTAACTCTTTTTGGAGCAACCACTCGAAACATGTGCTCCCAGTACATTATAATATGCCTATAAATCCCCAAACCAAAATTCTTTGATGAATTTTTATCCCCATGATCTTCCATCTACCCTTTACTATTTTAGCTCCTAACAAATCTTCCATAGTTCCTAGTATTCCCAACTCTAATATTCCCATAAGATAAGGATGACTATTTGTAGCATAAACAAATTTTCCCCTAGTACTTACTAGGAAGATAAAGCGCACCAATAACTATAATAAGATTTAATAGCCAAATAATGGTTATAATATTATCTTTATTTAAACTTAACTTCTTTTCTTATATAATTAAATACCTTTTTCATAGAAATCCCCTCTATATTTAAGTAAATACTTCGTATCTATAAAACTGCTTTAAATCTACCCCATTACACAATTACGACAAAACCACCAACTCACCTCTAAAAATATCATATTATTACAATTATCTCAACTTATCTTTTTATACAAAGCCAATATTATTTCATATAATTAGTGAATTAGTCCTTAGGAGTTGTTTTTGTTAAAGTAAGAGAGAATTCATAAGTTTTCTATAAATCTAAGAACATATCCTAAATATACAACATATAATATCAAAAAAACCTACGAAAGGAATGATTAGCATGAATGATGATTATATAAGTGTTCCTCCAAAGGATTATGGCCCATGTCCCTTTGTAATTAATATTGAAGAGGCTACTAAGCAAAATAATTATTATCGTATTGCTTTGTGGACAGGGAAATATTTACAACTCACTTTAATGAGTATTAATGCTGGTGATGAAATAGGTTTAGAAAGGCATACTGATCTTGATCAATTCATTCGCATTGAAAAAGGACAGGGAATTGTTAGAATGGGGGATAGAAAAAATCAATTGGATTTTCAGGCAAAAGTCTATGATGACTATGCAATATTTATCCCTGCTGGTAAATGGCACAATCTGATCAATACAGGTCGTACAACACTTAAATTGTATTCTATTTATGCTCCACCTGAACACCCACGTGATACAATTCATAAAACGAAAGAAGATGCTGAAGAGCACAACGGCCATTAAAAGACATTAAAATTTATTACTAATACGAGAATATCTAAAAGGTTGACTTGAAAATCACTACATGGAACACTTCCTGTAGTGATTTTTTAATTGGTAATTATTAATTACAAGCTGATTTAGATGAAGTACTACCCCCTATGTTAAAATAACATATCTAAAAAACTACTTAATATTAATCCTATTCCATAGTATTTTAAAACCTGTCCTCTTGTTTTTCTCTCTCTCCATCTTATAACTAAATTAGGCTTAATTAATCCAACTATTAATCCTAATATGAAAAATAAACATGAAAAATTAAGTAAAGCTTCTAATAATCCATGTTCCTTAAAAAACTTAATATAAGCCCTCACTATCCCATATAAAAAAGAATATAATAATAATCCTAATCCATAATATTTCAAAACTTCTTTCCTAGTTTTTTCTTCAGTTCCCCATCTTATCACTAATTTAGGCTTAATTAATCCAATAATTAGTCCCAAAATAAAAAATAGAAATAAAAAACTAATTGAACCACTTAAAAATCCCTCTCTCCTAATCAAATTAAAATATACACCTACTATAATAAAAATAAATAGAAATAATAATATTCCCAGTCCATAATATTTTATAACTTTACTCCTAGTTTTTTTCTGTCCCCCCCATATAACTAAATCAGGTTTTATTAACCCCATAAGAAAAATTAAACAAAAAATTCCTATTAAAAAAATTCCTATTAATATATAAAATAGCATAAGACTTGATACATTCATAATAACTATCTCCTTTACTTTTGTCTATTCTCCTGAATTTCATAAGTTACTGTGTAACCTTGCCCTCCCTTTACAACTAGATATCGCTAAGATGCTGTCATCTAATTGATTGCTTGTCCCTTCCTATTTCATATACTACTATCATCTAAATACTTAAATCATTTCTTTAGTTTATAGTATAAATGATTCTTAAATCCCATTCTCATGATACCAAGGAAGAATTATTTGTTCTATAATATAATTTATTTTATTATTTCCATCTTTATCAGTAAAACTATGATTAAGTCCAGGTAGAATTTCAAACCTAAAATTATCTTTATTTCCTAATTTTTTAGCCAAATACTCTACTGGTTGATAAGGAACCATTTTATCTTCCTTACCTATTATAAATAATACAGGTATGTCTAAACTCGTTATATATTCTTCTGGGCTATAGTCAAGATAACTATTCCACCTCTTATAATTACCTCCGAACCAAAACTTATCAGGAGAAGGGTTATTTCTAATTTCATCAAATTTATTCTGTAAATCTTCTTCGTTTCTAATTCCTACCTTTTCGAATAGTCCTTCTTCTTCACTACTAATTTCCTGTTCCAATAAAATCTCTAATTCTCTCGCTTGAGAATACCCACCTGCTCCCATAACAACCATATGTGTTATTTCTTCTAAATCGCTTGCTATTTCAGGAACAATCACTCCTCCTTCACTTCCACCAAGCAACACAACATTTTCTAAGTTATTATTGTAAATATTATCTAAAACATATTTAACAACAAATTCTATATCTTGAATTCTTTTTTGACGACAATTCGTTTTATTATACAGTTTCTTATTGTCAAAAGCATATTTTTCTTTGAAAGGACCACTTCCAACAAGTATTATTTTTTTAACAAGTGAAGGATAATTGGCAGCAAAGATAAAGCTTAACCATGTTCCCCATGAATAACCAATTAGCATTACAGGAATCTCTCCATGTTTTTCTAATACAGTCTTTAATTCTTCAACCTGCTCCTCAATAGACGTTTCTGTTTGTAATGGCTCTAAAATACCAACTTCAAAAGATAATTTTTTTGCCACTGGAGCCATCTCACCAGGAGCACCCGGACCTCCGTGTATAACAGCTACCCTAAAAGGGCTTTCTCCATATTTTCTTAAATTTTTCATGTTTAATACCTCTTTTTCTGCTTTCAGATTTTTTAATTATTTAAGTTCTAAAGAGTTTCAACGGTTTTATAGTGGCATTTTACCTGTAGAATCGAAGTCTGGTGCCTTAACTTAGACTGATGTTTGTTTTCGCCGTTTACTCACCCTTTCGTCTGTGAGTACCACAATATCTCATCCTTATCAGGTTCCCAGCCTTCGCCTCATCAAACCGTACATACGGTTCTCCCATACAGCTTTCCTATTAACTTCTTCTCAAACTCTATAAGCATAATCCTTTACTAATTTATGTTGTAAAACATCTTTAAAGATTATTTCTGCTTTTCCTTTACTCCTTTCCATCCCAAGAGTTGGTAAACTGACAGCAGCTACTATTATCGGTGAAATTGGTGACGTTAAGAGATTCCCAACAACTAAACAATTAACTGCTTATGCTGGTTTAGATCCTACTGTCTATCAGTCAGGTAGATTTAAAGCATCTAATAATAAAATCTCTAAACGAGGTTCTACATACTTGCGTAAGTCTTTATATCAGGCTACTACTGCTGCAATTAAAAAAGTAAAAGGTGAACTTAATAATCCAACTTTATACGACTATTATACCAAAAAATGTAATGAAGGGAAACCTTATAAAGTTCCGTCATAGCAACTGCTAATAAGCTTTTGCATATTATCTATGAAGTTTGGAAAGACAACGAAAAATTTATTATTAAGTAAGCAGCATAACAATTTATTTCTGTCAAAAGTTTACTTTTAAGTAAGCTTAGTTTCCCCTGCGTAATTTTAAGTAACTAAATTTTTTTAATTAATTCTTGACATCTATTAGCTGGTTTAGACGAAGTGCTGATTGCTTTTATGCAGTAGCTTACAATTAAACTGATACGAATGAATTTTCTTTTATATAAAACCTCCATTGTTTCTCCTTTTTTATGTAAAGTTCATCTCCAAAAATTAAATCATAATCATTTAATTCTTTATCTATCTCTAATGCTTGAGATAATTTGCCTGGTCCATTGGTCAAATTTTCTACTTTATTACTTTTAATATTTCTATTTTTCTTAATAACTTCAAGTCCTTTAAGCGGTTCTACTGCTCTAATAAAAACAGCTTCAGGCTTATTTTCTTTATTTGTAACTACATTAAAACAACTATACTTCCCATAAATCAAATAAACATAAGCACATCCACCTTGATTAAACATAACTTTTGTTCGTTTAGTCTTTTTATTTTGATAAGCATGACATCCTTTATCCTCTGGTCCGACATAAGCTTCTGTTCCTACTATCCTACAGATTATTTCTTCACTTTTTAGTTTTCTAATTAATAATTTACCAATTAATTGCTTAGCAACAGTGACTGCATCTTGTTTATAAAAATCATATCCTAACTTCAATTTGCTCACTCCTACATTTCTTCAAGATATTTTTTTACTTCATCTTCATCAAGATATTTTATTTGTTCTTTTTCTACAGGTTTATATTCATCCGAAGTATATATAGGTTCCATCGACTTACATACTTTTTTAAAATTCTTAGACAAATATTCTTCTAATTCTTCTTTATTAGGATAAATCTTATAAGACTTTCTACCAGATTTTTCATCTGTTATCTCATATATTTCACAAGGTCCTTTAATAATAATTTCAGCACACTTTAAATACAAAATAGCGTCTTCAAGACTACTAAATGGCATAAAACATCTTGCTCTTCTTTTCCCTTTTAAACTAATACATACATGCCTTCCACAAGTAGAGCAAACATAGTGCCTATGATTTTCCAAACAATTTTTAGCTCCTCGTAACGGAGTAACTCTAGAATTTTTACTATAACATTCTGGACATTTCATCATTAATTCCCTCCATATTAGAAAGTAGTTCAATCAGCATTTTGCATGTAGAATCGAAGTCTAGTGCCTTAACTTAGGTTGATGTTTGTTTTCACCGTTTGCTCACCCTTTCGTCTGTGAGTACCACAATATCTCATCCTTATCAGATTTCCAGTCCCCGCCTCATCAAACCGAACGTACTGTTCTCCCGTATACGGCTTTCCTATTAAGTTCTTCTTAAATCTTATAAGTTTAAGCTGGTTTAACTTTCACTATAACGAGCTAATTTATAACTATCAAATAAACCTATTTCATCATATAACCACTCTCTACTCCATCTCTTCCAGCCATATTCTTTTTCCCTCGCTGCTTCATAAGATACTTTCTTTTCTCTGGTTCTGAGTCCAGAAGATGTGTCCTTTACTTACTGTTTCATCTGTTACTTCTCCTCTTTAGTTTATCTAGATATACTCTTTTACAAAGAAATCAGATATGTTATCGTAATCTCTTCAAGACTTGATACAGAATTGGTGATTAACTTTTACTTTGATAGGATTCACACCCACTAGAACACATACCCTGACAGAACGCACCGCTAAGGTGCTATTATGGGATGGAGTTGGCTCATTTCAATTAGAAAAAAAAGTAAAATCGAAACAACTATTATAGTCATACTCGTCCTTAATAAAGAATCAATTATGCTATAACCTAACTTATAATAAACTATAAATAATATTATAGGAATAAAACTAACAAATATATTCATTATCATCCATGCAGAAATAATAAAAATAACATTAAAAGCCAAAAATAATAATCCAGCTATTATTTTATTAAAGTCAAATCTTCTTTTTTTATTATTAAAATCTATCTCTTCATATTCTTCTAAATTTATTTCATTCACAATCCTTCTTTCTCCGCAAATAAAACCTAATTTTTTTATTAAGATTTCTGTTAAATTAAAACTGTTTTTTTGAGCTTTTCTTCTCATTAATTTTACAATATTTTTAGATTTTAAAAAATTATTTAGTTTAATTTTTCTTGAAAGATACTCGCCGTTTTTTATATAAAATATTTTCATGGATATCACTTTTTTTCTATGTACTAAAATAATTACTTCATAAATATTATCAAATAATATATGGTTTTTTTTAAAATTGAAAAAATCATTTAATATTATAGCTTCTTTTTCCAATAAAATTTCCATAGAATTATTCTTGTTCTTATAATAAAGATACATTATAGTTGGTATGGTTAAAAAATACATGACAAAAA is part of the Sporohalobacter salinus genome and harbors:
- a CDS encoding DNA-3-methyladenine glycosylase, producing the protein MKLGYDFYKQDAVTVAKQLIGKLLIRKLKSEEIICRIVGTEAYVGPEDKGCHAYQNKKTKRTKVMFNQGGCAYVYLIYGKYSCFNVVTNKENKPEAVFIRAVEPLKGLEVIKKNRNIKSNKVENLTNGPGKLSQALEIDKELNDYDLIFGDELYIKKEKQWRFYIKENSFVSV
- a CDS encoding helix-turn-helix domain-containing protein, translating into MKKERIKKLRKEKNISQRKLAKILGLSPSTIAMYETEKRKPDSETLQKIADFFDVSVDYLLGRTDQRQSNNENKKADKIKQALSDDPELIEFWEQLSTREDLKLMFKQTKDLSPESIHRIIEIVKIIEDEERERHGG
- a CDS encoding ImmA/IrrE family metallo-endopeptidase, which codes for MADKEKIRRQVLNALNDTYINFQEWAKEHNIYHQLAKLPKEVWGFVYQSQYCNYFVIINKNLGYEMQREVFMHEVEHILYHFPEHNYIIGLDMHHTSLEDDADDFALEMMANIK
- a CDS encoding cupin domain-containing protein, which encodes MISMNDDYISVPPKDYGPCPFVINIEEATKQNNYYRIALWTGKYLQLTLMSINAGDEIGLERHTDLDQFIRIEKGQGIVRMGDRKNQLDFQAKVYDDYAIFIPAGKWHNLINTGRTTLKLYSIYAPPEHPRDTIHKTKEDAEEHNGH
- a CDS encoding alpha/beta hydrolase, with product MKNLRKYGESPFRVAVIHGGPGAPGEMAPVAKKLSFEVGILEPLQTETSIEEQVEELKTVLEKHGEIPVMLIGYSWGTWLSFIFAANYPSLVKKIILVGSGPFKEKYAFDNKKLYNKTNCRQKRIQDIEFVVKYVLDNIYNNNLENVVLLGGSEGGVIVPEIASDLEEITHMVVMGAGGYSQARELEILLEQEISSEEEGLFEKVGIRNEEDLQNKFDEIRNNPSPDKFWFGGNYKRWNSYLDYSPEEYITSLDIPVLFIIGKEDKMVPYQPVEYLAKKLGNKDNFRFEILPGLNHSFTDKDGNNKINYIIEQIILPWYHENGI
- a CDS encoding PH domain-containing protein — translated: MGLFSGLMGNASEMDMEELEKELAEILIEEEEIENGYKLVRDYFVFTNKRLLLVDKQGLTGSKKEFHSIPYSSIRHFSIETAGSFDRDSELKLWVAGMPQPITKEFSKKSSSILDVQKTLSKYSL